The Leptospira terpstrae serovar Hualin str. LT 11-33 = ATCC 700639 nucleotide sequence GCCAAATCCATGTTTTACGAGAGCGCCACCCTCGCCCTAACTTTCCCATCCTTGCCTTAACGGCAACTGCTACAGAAAGAGTCCAAACGGATGTACAGTCCTCTCTGGGAATGAAGACACCGACAGTAGTCCTATCTACATTTTTTAGACCCAATTTAAAATTCAGTGTAAAATACCCTGCCGCCGAACGAGACAAAGCCGATCGACTGATTGAACTCTTAGAACCATGGAAAGATGGAAGAAAATTTCCGGGACGTGCCATTGTCTACTGTGCCACTCGGAAAAAAACCGATGAAGTGTATGATCTTTTGAAAGACTTTGGATTTTCTGTAGGAAAGTACCACGCGGGCAGAACCGATGGGATCCGGGAAAGAACCCAAAATGCTTATACCTCTGGAAAAGTTCCGATCCTTGTGGCCACGAATGCCTTTGGAATGGGAATGGACCAACCTGATGTTCGTTTGGTGGTGCATTACCAAGTTCCAGCCTCACTCGAAGCTTATTACCAAGAAGCAGGTCGTGCAGGAAGGGATGGACTTGGTTCAGAATGTGTTTTGTTTTACAAAGCCGGTGATGTCGCCACCCAAACCTTTATGTTGTCCAAAGAGACAAACTTCAAAGGAGGAGACACTCTCCTCAAATACATAAAGGAATATGCCAATAAAGAAGAATGTAGGCAGGTCCAACTGTGTTCTTATTTTGGAGAAACCATTTCCCCTTGTGGAAGTTGTGATATCTGTACAGAAATTGGTGCCAATCTCCATCGTTCTAAGTTTTTAAAAACAGAAGCCGCGAAGGTTCAAAAGAAAAATGAAAAACGGGACTATCCCCTTTCCGAATGGGAAGAAGAAACCATCCAAAACTTTTTAAAAGAACATCCGGCTGTATTTGGAAAAACCATCATTGCCAAAACTCTTGTGGGCAAACGAACAAAAGATGTCCTAAGGTATCGAATGGAACGAAATCCCTTTCATGGAAAGTTGGATGGGATTCCCGAAGAAGCTGTGGTCGCAAAACTAGAAACATGGGTAGAACAAAAAAAAGTTTTGGTGGCAGGCGCCAAATACCCAAAACTCTATTTACCCAATTTTGCAAAAATAAAATCGAAAGCAACTTCATCTAACTCTGATGAGACGGGTAGCTCAAATGGAAAAGTCAAAAAACCTCCCACACTCAATTCGCAAATTTTAAAAGAACTGATGAATTATCGTGATCGCAAGGCAAGACAACTCAAATGGAAAAAGTTTATGGTATTTCAAAATCCGGTTCTCAAACGAATTGCGGAAAGAAAACCAAGATCTCTTTCTGAACTCGAAGCCACTAAAGGTGTGGGTCCTGCAAAAGTAGAACGGTTCGGAAATGATATTATCGAAATTTTGTCCAAATGGAACGAATGAGTTACTTTATTGAAAACCTTATCCCGAACTGGGAATCATATCAGAATCCATAGACAACTTGGAACTTAGGCCCTTTGATTAGTCATTGGGAACAAGGTTCTATTCAGTCATATGCCAAGTAAATTCCCTTGAAACTTTCCATGACTCTTAGAATCTGCAGATTCATAGGGGCAAAATGGAAAAAATTGCAGGGAAGATTGTAACTCACGAAAGAGAATTTGAAGGAACGATTTCTTTTGATCCCAATTCCGGACTGATCACCAATGTAAAAGAAGGGATCGATCCCGAAGCCCACCAGTTTTCCGATGGTTCTGTCATTTTTCCCGGTTTTGGAGACATTCACATCCATGCGAGAGAAGACGTCAGTGGAAAACATACTTATAAGGAAGATTTTATCTCTGCTGGTAATGCTGCCATCAATGGGGGTGTGATCCATGTGGCTGATATGCCAAATAACCCTATTCCTCCTATCGATGATGCCTCTTATGCCGCCAAACAAGCGCTCACTACAAAATCTCCTATCCATATAACATTGTATGCTGGCATTGGACCTCATACCAAACCTTTAGAAAAAAAGGTTCCTTATAAAGTATTTATGGGTCCATCGATTGGAGAATTGTTCTTCCATGACAATGCCTCTTTAGAAGAAGTAATTAAACATTATGTTGGCCAGGACATTAGTTTCCATTGTGAAGATCCTGAAATTCTAATCGCAAACCAAACACAGCCCACCCATGAAGAAAGACGCCCGAAAGAAGCAGAGACTGTTGCCACTGACTTTGCCTTGTATCTCATTGAGAAGTACAAC carries:
- a CDS encoding RecQ family ATP-dependent DNA helicase, whose protein sequence is MRNLIVDPFGIQEILRVTLDLRSELKTKFGFSEFRPGQEEAIRSVLEGKDTLAILPTGAGKSLIYQLPAAIQTNKLTLVISPLIALMKDQTESLLAKGIPAAFCNSTQDEVEQMTILAKSVKGEIRVLLVSPERALSNGFLRIFRELDLFSLVVDEAHCVSQWGHDFRPEYRQIHVLRERHPRPNFPILALTATATERVQTDVQSSLGMKTPTVVLSTFFRPNLKFSVKYPAAERDKADRLIELLEPWKDGRKFPGRAIVYCATRKKTDEVYDLLKDFGFSVGKYHAGRTDGIRERTQNAYTSGKVPILVATNAFGMGMDQPDVRLVVHYQVPASLEAYYQEAGRAGRDGLGSECVLFYKAGDVATQTFMLSKETNFKGGDTLLKYIKEYANKEECRQVQLCSYFGETISPCGSCDICTEIGANLHRSKFLKTEAAKVQKKNEKRDYPLSEWEEETIQNFLKEHPAVFGKTIIAKTLVGKRTKDVLRYRMERNPFHGKLDGIPEEAVVAKLETWVEQKKVLVAGAKYPKLYLPNFAKIKSKATSSNSDETGSSNGKVKKPPTLNSQILKELMNYRDRKARQLKWKKFMVFQNPVLKRIAERKPRSLSELEATKGVGPAKVERFGNDIIEILSKWNE
- a CDS encoding amidohydrolase family protein; this encodes MEKIAGKIVTHEREFEGTISFDPNSGLITNVKEGIDPEAHQFSDGSVIFPGFGDIHIHAREDVSGKHTYKEDFISAGNAAINGGVIHVADMPNNPIPPIDDASYAAKQALTTKSPIHITLYAGIGPHTKPLEKKVPYKVFMGPSIGELFFHDNASLEEVIKHYVGQDISFHCEDPEILIANQTQPTHEERRPKEAETVATDFALYLIEKYNLKGKLCHYSTKDGLSKIIAAKKRGVNVTCEVTPTHLMFDTDMLTETNHKWFQMNPPLRGKEDREAMVKGILDGHIDYLATDHAPHSIEEKQKGTSGISQLDTYGLFVTYMILKLNIPMTTIAKICSKNPGEFVSAYLPEKFGKGVGVINQGYAANFSILNLKKPVEFQKSMVKSKSGWSPFEGFSFPGSIESVYFLGKEIHAK